The genomic segment AGAAAGGAAATCTCATAAATGGAGATTTTATAATTGCTATTTGTGCTAAACACTTAAAGGATATTGGTAAATTAACTAAAAATACAGTAGTAGTAACAGTTATGAGTAATTTGGGCCTTGATATTGCGATGAAGGAAGAAAACATAACTACAGTTAAAACTAAAGTAGGAGATAGGTACGTACTTGAGAAAATGCAAGAAGAGGGTTATAGCCTAGGTGGAGAGCAATCAGGACATGTAATTTTCCTGGATTTTAATACTACAGGGGATGGACTTGTATCAGGACTTCAATTAGCCACTGTTATTAAAGAATCAGGAAAACCATTATCGGAGCTTGCAGCAATGATGACAGAACTTCCGCAAGTATTAGTTAACGCAACAGTACCTAATGATAAAAAGGACATACATGAAACTGATAGTGAAATAGTTGAAGAGATTAGAAAAATAGAAGAAAAATTAGATGGTTGTGGAAGAGTGCTTATAAGGCCTTCAGGTACAGAGCCTTTAGTGAGAGTAATGCTCGAGGGTAAAGTACAAAGTGAATTAGATGTAATGGCGCATGCTCTTGCGAAATTAATCCAGGAAAAAGCAAATAAGTAAGATAGTATAAAATTTCATGATTACTAAATAATATGGAAAATAACATGAATTATAGTAGAAAAAAGTAACTATTAAGTTAACTTATCATTAAAAGCATTGACGTTTAGGCTATAAAATGAATATAATAGACTGAAAGCTTATGTGAAAGGTTCATAAGCTTTCAGTTTACGTATTTGTGAATGTAAATATTATGGTAAAGGAGGATAGAGAGAATTAGATGATTTTAAAGCGCCAGGACTCATAATGAGCATTAGTAGTTATTATGCATTATGAGTTGACGAGGATGGGGAGTATCGAATCTTCGGCGGATGCCCCGCGGTAGCGCACTACCGTTAATGGTTGATAAAAGCGATTAGTGATTTTCGTTACAAGATCAATCTGGTGTTAAAACCTTTATAAATATTACGAATAGCACTAAAGGTAATAAAGCACTTTAGTGTTGATTTGTGTAAAATTTTAAATTTGAGAGGAAGATGAATATGTGCGGAATAGTTGGATATTTTGGAAAAAAACAGGCTTCACCAATCTTGGTAGAAGGTCTTAGTAAATTAGAATATAGAGGATACGATTCAGCAGGAATCGCAATTATAAATGATGGAGTTTTAAGCGTTACAAAGTGCAAAGGAAGACTTGCAAATTTAGAGGCTCAATTATTAGAAGAGCCGCTTATTGGACAAGTGGGTATAGGACACACTAGATGGGCCACTCATGGTAAACCATCAGATGAAAATTCTCACCCACATACTAATGAAAAAGGAACTATTAGTGTAGTTCACAATGGGATCATAGAAAATTATATACGTTTAAGAGAATGGTTAATGACAAAAGGATATAAATTTACATCTGAAACTGACACAGAAGTAATACCACATCTTATAGATTTCTACTTTGATGGAAATATTGTTGAAGCGGTAATGAAGGCTACTACTAAAATGGAAGGTAGCTATGCAATAGCAGTAATATCAAGTGATGAACCAGATAAATTAGTGGCAGTAAGAAAAGATAGTCCGTTAATAGTAGGTATTGGCAAAGATGAATTTTTTGTAGCTTCAGATATACCAGCAGTATTAAACCACACAAGAGAAGTATATTTATTGGAAGATAACGAATTTGTTGTAATTTCAAGTGATGGAATAAAGCTTATTAATGCTGAAAACGAAGTTATAGAGAAAGAAGTATTCCATGTAACTTGGGATGCAGAAGCCGCTGAAAAAGGTGGATATGAGCACTTTATGCTAAAAGAAATCCATGAACAACCAAAGGCAATCAGAGACACAATGACTTCAAGAGTAGTTCTAGGAGAGCCAATATCTCTAGATAAAATAACTATAACTAAAGAGCAAATTCAAAATTTAAATAAAATATATATAGTAGCATGTGGAACTGCATACCATGCAGGAGTTGTAGGTAAATATGTTATAGAAAAACTTGCAAGAATACCAGTAGAATTAGATATAGCTTCTGAGTTTAAATATAGAGACCCAATAATGGACGAAAATACATTGATGATAGTTATTAGTCAATCAGGAGAAACTGCAGACACTATGTCCGCTTTAAGGCTTGCAAAGTCAAAAGGT from the Clostridium sp. CM027 genome contains:
- the glmS gene encoding glutamine--fructose-6-phosphate transaminase (isomerizing), whose protein sequence is MCGIVGYFGKKQASPILVEGLSKLEYRGYDSAGIAIINDGVLSVTKCKGRLANLEAQLLEEPLIGQVGIGHTRWATHGKPSDENSHPHTNEKGTISVVHNGIIENYIRLREWLMTKGYKFTSETDTEVIPHLIDFYFDGNIVEAVMKATTKMEGSYAIAVISSDEPDKLVAVRKDSPLIVGIGKDEFFVASDIPAVLNHTREVYLLEDNEFVVISSDGIKLINAENEVIEKEVFHVTWDAEAAEKGGYEHFMLKEIHEQPKAIRDTMTSRVVLGEPISLDKITITKEQIQNLNKIYIVACGTAYHAGVVGKYVIEKLARIPVELDIASEFKYRDPIMDENTLMIVISQSGETADTMSALRLAKSKGARVIAVTNVVGSAASREADDVLYTWAGPEIAVASTKAYVTQLIAMYIIALFFAQNNETLSVDELEEIKAAMLELPEKAEQVLKNKETVQKFTAKTYMHRDMFFIGRGLDYAVAMEGSLKLKEISYIHSDAYAAGELKHGPIALMEEGTIVIALATQEELFDKMVSNIKEVATRGAKVFAFAPEGHTEIEKSVYSVTYIPKVMDILAPVISVIPLQLLSYYMAIQKGCDVDKPRNLAKSVTVE